The window TTATCCGTACCTGGTATGGTTGCTTGTTCAAATTGTGGTGAAATGAAATTGGCTCACCGTATTTGTAAATCTTGCGGTCAATACAAAGGGAAAGAAGTATTGAGCAAATAATTCAGTATTTGTTCCTTAAAAGACTACCAAAGAGACCATGGCTCTTTGGTAGTCTTTTTCTCTATATTCATTTTCTAAAAGGAGTGTAAAGAGATGGCTTATACGTTAGCGAAAAGAGAAGAAATAATCATATTCGAAATAAACAGACCTGCCATACATAATGCGATAAACATGGAAGTCTTAGAAGGTTTTAAAGAGTTAGTACATACAGTAAGAAATGATCGATCGATCAAACTAGCAGTAATTACGGGAGCGGGAGATAAGTCTTTTTGCTCAGGTGGTGATTTATCTGTTCTACATAAGTTGAAAACAGAGCGAGAATCGTATGAAATGTTAAGTGACACAGCAACTATTTTATATGATGTTGCTACACTAACCATCCCAACTATAGCATTAGTTAACGGCACCGCAGTAGGCGGAGGCTGTGAGATTGCAACTTTATGCGATTATCGATTAGTAAAGAAAGAGGCAAGATGTGGATTCATTCAAGGCCAATTGGCAATTACTTCTGGATGGGGTGGAGGAACCTATTTGTGGGAAAAAGGAATGCGACAAGATCATACGCTCCAAATGCTAACAGAAGCGGTTCCCTATTCATCTGACAAACTTGAAGCTATTGGCTGGGCAACAGAAGTTTTTGAAGGAAATAAATACAATGCACTAGAAGTATTTATACAAAAAATGATTGTGCCACATGAGGCAGTTTTAAAAGCATACAAAATGCAATTAATTCGAAAATGGCAACAGACCAAATTATTCGAACGAATTATAGAAGAGGTTAGAACTTGTTCCGTACTTTGGGAGCAAGAAGCACATCATCAAGCGGTCGATTCATTTTTATCTAAAAAGAAATAATATGAGAGTCTATTTGTACCCACTTTGCATATATTAATAAAAAAGCAAAGGGTGATCCAGATGAATGTAAAATTGAGAAAAGATAGTTGGACTGAGGAAGAAGATAATCTTCTAAAAGAAATAATTTTGAATAAAATTAATCAAGGTCACACGCAAATTTCTGGTTTTCAGGAAGCGAGTGTATTGTTAGGACGTTCCAAACAGGCATGTGCATTCCGATGGAACAAAAATCTACGCCCTCAAATTATAAAAAAAGAACATAAACCAACCTCTTATTCTACTAAAGAATTAGCAGATTCCTCCTCTCTTCAAAATCATCTGCAATTGGCGATGGAAAGTTATGATGAGATGAGGCACTCTTATGATGAAATTTCAAGCGCATATAATTTGTTGAAAAATGATTATGAACAGCTATTAAACTGGGTCAAACAAGGTATTACACATATTGAACGCAAGTAAAAGAAGCCTTATTTAGGGCTTTTTTTTTGTTATATAGTACACGGTAAACTAGAATTTAGTTGAAATCGCTTTCATAATTCGTATAGACTAATATAGATGGGGTAAATGTTCAAATCGAGGGGGAAGTAATATGAAGAAAGTTTTGATAGCAAATAGGGGAGAAATAGCTAGACGTATTATTAAAACATGTAAGAGATTAAATATTGAAACAGTAGCAATCTATTCCGAAGCAGACAAAGATCTGCCTTATGCGAAAGAGGCTGATTATGCTTTTTTAATAGGGCCTAGTCAAGTTCAACAATCCTACTTAAAAGTAGATGATATTATTGCACTGGCGAAAAGGGAGAAGGTTGATGCAATTCATCCAGGATATGGATTTTTATCGGAGAATGCTGAATTTGCTCGTAAGGCAGAGGCTGCAGGAATTATCTTTATCGGTCCAAAGCCAGAAACAATGGAAAAAATGGGAGACAAAATAGGTTCACGACTTACGATGATTAATGCAAACGTCCCAGTTGTTCCAGGAACGGAAGAAGGACTTGCTTCTGTAGAAGATGCAATAGAAGCTGCTTCTTCGATTGGATATCCGATCATGCTTAAAGCGAGTGCTGGCGGTGGTGGTATTGGAATGATTCGTTGTGACGATGAAGCGACCCTTCTTAAACATTTTGCATCGATTAAGACACGAGCACAATCCTATTTTGGTAGCGATGTAGTTTTTCTTGAAAAATTCATTGATTCTTCTAGACATATTGAAGTACAAATTTTTGGGGACACTCATGGGAATATTGTTCATTTATTCGAGCGAAATTGTTCTGTTCAGCGTAGAAACCAAAAAGTAATGGAAGAGGCACCTTCTCCAAATTTCCCTCAGGAAGCTAGGGAAAAGTTATGGGAAGCAGCTGTAAATGCAGCAAAAGCTGTAAATTATATAAATGCTGGGACAGTTGAATTTATAGTGGATCATAATCATCAGTTTTATTTCTTAGAGATGAATACTAGATTACAAGTGGAGCATCCAATTACGGAAGCTATCACGGGGTTCGATTTAGTGGAGTGGCAGTTAAAAGTTGCCGCTGGGGAAGAATTACCTGTGAAAGACCAATCTTCGATAAAATCTAATGGACATGCTATTGAATTTAGAATATATGCGGAAGATCCAAAAACATTTTTCCCATCACCTGGAATTATCACTTCCCAAAGCTTTGAAACAGAAGAGGATATTCGAATAGATGCAGGTTACGCGGAAGGCGATAAAGTCACTCCGTTCTATGATCCAATGATTTCTAAAGTAATTGTTCATGCGGAAAATAGAAAATTAGCGATAGAGTCTGCACAAAAAGTGTTTTCTTCTGCTAAAATAGAAGGTGTGAAAACAAATATTCCACTATTCCATCAGTTTTTGGAAGATGAAAGTTTTACAAGTGGTGAGTATTCAACATCCGTTTTAGGGGAATGGATGAACAAGCAAAGGGAGGAAGTTTCAAAATGAAAAATTTAGAATCGACTATGGCGGGAACAGTATTTACAGTAAATGTAGCAGTTGGAGAAGAAGTGTCAGCTGGACAGGTAGTCATGGTATTGGAATCGATGAAAATGGAGATTCCAATGGAAGCGGAAACAGCAGGGAAAGTTGCTACAATTAATGTAAATGAAGGCGATTTTGTAAATGAAGGCGATATACTAGTGACGTTTGAATAAAGGGGGCTTTACAACGTGGGAGAAACAAAAGGGTATAATGATAGATTAGAAGAAAAGCTAGCATCCGTTTATTCGGGTGGACATGCAAAGTATCATGAAAAAATGAAAGAACAAAATAAATTATTTGTACGTGATCGTTTAGCGCTACTTTTCGATAATGGGGAATATATCGAGGATAGCCGCTTTGCGAATGTCGAAGCAGGCGATTTACCGGCAGATGGAGTTGTAACTGCCACTGGTAAAGTAAATGGGCAAACTGTATGTGTTATGGCAAATGACTCCACTGTGAAAGCTGGATCCTGGGGATCACGTACTGTAGAAAAAATTATTCGTATTCAAGAAATAGCGGAAAAAAATAGAGTGCCAATGTTGTACCTAGTAGACTCAGCTGGAGCGCGTATTACCGATCAGCTAGATATGTTTCCTAATCGACGTGGAGCAGGAAGAATATTTCATAACCAAGTAAGACTTTCTGGTTTTATACCACAAGTTTGCTTATTATTTGGTCCTTCTGCTGCTGGGGGAGCCTATATCCCAGCTTTTTGTGATGTTGTCTTTATGGTTGAAGGTAATGCTTCTATGTATTTAGGTTCACCGCGAATGGCCGAAAAGGTTATCGGTGAAAAGGTAACACTGGAAGAAATGGGTGGAGCCCGTATGCATTGTACGGTCAGTGGTGTAGGGGATGTACTTGTTTCTACAGAAGAAGAGGCAATTTCAGAGGCTAAACGCTACTTAAGCTTCTTCCCGTCAAACTACACAGAGAAACCAAAACAAGTGGAACCAAAGTCTATAAAAGAAGGAAGAACGCTTGAAGAAATCATTCCAGAAAACCAAAATGCTCCGTTTAATATGTACGAAGCAATTGATGCGATTATCGATGAAGGGACCTTCTTTGATGTGAAGAAGCTATTCGCTCCTGAGCTAATTACAGGATTAGCACGAATTGATGGTCGAGCAGTAGGAATTATTGCCAATCAACCAAAAGCTAAAGGTGGAGTTCTCTTTGTTGATTCTGCCGATAAAGCGACAAAATTCATCTCACTTTGTGATGCATTTTCTATTCCATTAATATTCCTAGCTGACGTTCCTGGATTTATGATAGGAACGAAAGTAGAACGAGCAGGTATTATTAGACATGGGGCGAAGCTGATTGCAGCGATGAGCTCTGCAACAGTTCCGAAAATATCTGTTATTGTTCGTAAAGCATATGGAGCAGGTTTATATGCAATGGCTGGTCCTGCGTTTGAGCCGGATGTGTGCATAGCTCTACCTACAGCGCAAATTGCTGTAATGGGACCAGAAGCGGCAGTAAATGCTGTGTATTCAAACAAAATCGAAGCAATCGAAGATCCGAAAGAGCGTTTGAAATTTGTTCAAGAAAAGCATGCAGAATATAAAGAGGAAATTGATATTTATAAACTTGCTTCTGAAATGATCATCGATGAGATTGTAGCGCCAAGTAATCTACGTTCGGAGCTTGCAAATCGTCTGCATTTTTATGAAAACAAACAAATAGTAAATGCACCTCGAAAACATCCGGTGCTTCCTGTATAATAATTCTAATACTAAGGTCTACCTCAGAGGTAGGCCTTTTTTAGAAGATAGGAAAGTATATAAATATAGAGTGCCATGTATTTTGAAGTATAGGATCTATCTAATAATACTGCTGATTTCCGTCTGAGGCGGACCCTTTATAGTTAAGCATTGCCTCAGCCTCCTCGTTTTGCTGCGGGGTCTTAGCTAAACGTTTTTCCCGCTGGAGTTGCCGCCGTTCACTACAATCAATGAAGTGAGTAGTATCCAACAAGAAGATTTAGCGTAGTTTATCGGTAAGACTATTGGATTATTCTAAGTTAATGTAGGGATTATACCAATTGTGTAATTACTATTGAATTAGAGATGATATTATTTTTCTAAGTTCTGGTGGGATTTAGCACATTAATACTATCTATGCTTAAAGGATGTTAATGTCATTTATCTCCTATTAATTAGCAATTCAGGAAGTAGACTGATTTTATAGTAATGGAATTACAATGAATAGTTAGTGTTTATCCAATAAAGAAGGAGGGTGCGATCGAAATTGCATCTTGGAGACCCTCACGATGCGGGATAGGAAATCGTTGCGAAATGCCCTTTTATTTTGCGAAGAGCTTCGAACAGGAGCACCACGATGTCGTGTCCTTAGACTGTCATCCTTTTCAAGGGTAGGAAAGAGATACTTGTTTTCTTCCCAAAAGCAGTACTAGATCAGTGCCTAAAGTTGAAGAAAGGCGACGGACAGATAAATGCCATACGATCAGCCTCTCTAATAAAATCAGTAGGTATAATATAGCAACAAGTCTGTCAGAAGCACTTCGAAAGCGATAGGAATCAGTTTTTGACCTTAAAGAGTGCTTGCCACTTTTTTAGAACGCAGGGGTGAATTTATGAATATTGGTATTATTGGTGCAGGAGCAATAGGGTTACTATTTGGTTCTTATTTATCGGAAGCTGATCATCACATTACTTTCTTAGTCCGAGAAACTAGTATAGCCAAGCAATTCTACATAGAAAAAAACGCTCAAGAACCACAACAAATTACTAGTGATATTGTTTCAAACATAGCTGATTTAAAAAAGATGGATCTTATTGTTATTGCCGTGAAATACCATCATCTTACACAAATTGAAGACCAGTTAAATTCTTTACCACAACATATCCCTCTTCTATTTATACAAAATGGATTATCACATATAGTTTTTCTAAAGAATTTAAAACAAGAAACTATTATGATCGGTTCTGTGTTACATGGTGCTGCGAAAAAGAATTACTCTACAGTTCAACACTCCGGGATAGGTCCAACTTATATTGGGTTTTATAAAGGTGAATGGCATTCCATTAATAAGTTTGTGGAAAATAATAACGACCAATTTCCATTAATCTTAACCCCGAATATTGAGCAAATGCTTGTTAAAAAAGCGATGCTAAATTGTTTGATCAATCCATTGACTACTATTGCTCGTGTAACTAATGGTGAACTTATTGTAAATCATTCATACAAAGTTATATTGAGAAGTATGTACGACGAAATGATGGAAGCATTTGAAGAATGGAAAGAAAGACTACCTTGGGATGAAGTCGTCGCATTGTGTGAGAATACTGGAGCAAATCGTTCTTCCATGCTTAAGGATTTTGAGAATGGTCGGATGATGGAGTTAGATACAATAGTTGGAGCTATATTAGAAAGAGCCGCACAAAGAAAGCAAACATTGCCGATCTTACAAACATTTTATTTATTATTAAGTGAAATAAATAAAGAGGGTGATTCTAATGGTTAATGTTCTTTCCGTTTTTGTCATATATCCAATAGTTGTTTTTTTAGTTGTATTTCTATTTTGTAAATTTATATTACATAAAAGAAAAAAGTCGATTGGGATAGCATCTGATGTTTCGACTTTCTTTTTATATTTTTCGATTACAAATTTGTTTTTTTTCATTTTCTTAAAAGAGATTGGTTGGTATCTTGTTATTTTTTCTATTATTTTAGCAACAATTATGACGTATCTAGAATGGCGCACTAAAAAAGAGATAGAAGTAATCCCGTTATTAAGGAAAATTTGGAGATTATTATTTCTACTATTATGTAGTCTATATGCGTTATTATGGTTATTCGGAGTTATCCGATATGTTTTATCTTATATAAGCTAATAATTTTCACACATTTATAGTAAGTGATATACTCTTAAAGTATTTAAAATGATAGCTTTGGTGAATTTTCACCAAATGAATTTGAAAATAATAGAGGTGGAAAAAACGTGCGATTAGAGCAGTACACACAACCATTCGCTTCCTCATTTTATAAGAAATATTTAGAGGATATAACTGATTTATCTTCTTTCTTTCATTATGAATGGAATCAAAAGGCACTAAACAAAAGGATTAAAGAAGCTGATTTTAGCAAACATAAAAGAACTGAACTTGCTGAAGTCATAACTTCGTATATGAGTAAATATGGTATATCAGAAAAGAGTAGCCAGCATATAGATGAACTTAGAAACAATGGGATTGTAGTTATTGGTGGCCAGCAAGCGGGGATTCTTTCTGGACCTTTGTATTCAATCCATAAAGCAATTTCCGTTATTGCCTTGGCAAAGCAACAAAGAGAAATACTCGGAATACCTGTTATACCTGTTTTTTGGATTGCTGGAGAGGATCATGATATTGATGAGATTAATCATGTATACATAGAAAGAAGCCGAACACTTCAAAAGCTTGTTTATCCAGAAAAAACTAGAACTAAAAAAATTGCTTCCGAATCTGCTTTTGATCTGAAGCTAATGGATAGCTACTTGGATGAAATTTTCAAAAGCTTACCAGAAACCTTATACACGAAAAATCTTAAATCAAAGGTTATCGAGCTTTTAGAAAATAACTTAACGTATACAAGCTTTTTTACGGCCTTGATGAACGAACTTTTTCAAGAGGAAGGGTTGCTGTTATTAGACGCTGCATATGAACCATTAAGAAAACTGGAAAGTGATTATTTCCAGTTACAAATATTACATGCTCCAGAAATAGCTAAGGTTGTATTGGAGCATGAGAAAAAAATGGAACAAGAAGGGTTTGGCACTCCAATCCAAGCAAAAGAATCAGCAGCTCACTTATTTTACATCGAAGAGGGAGAACGTTTCTTGTTGGAAAGAGTGAACGATCAATTCATCCATGAGGCAAAGGGATTCTCGTTTACATTAGATGAAATGATGGAAATTGCAAGAGAACATCCTGAAAAGTTAAGTAATAATGTTGTGACTAGACCAATAATGCAGGAAATGGTCTTCCCGGTGTTAAGTTTCATAGCTGGACCTGGTGAAATTGCTTATTGGGGTACACTAAAAACAGCATTTGAGCTCTTTGATATGAAAATGCCTGTTCTAATGCCACGTATTAGTATTTCGATTGTAAATGCAAAAACGCAATCCTTACTAGAAAAGTTATCCTTTACTATTGAAGATGTGTGGGATGGATCGCTGCAGGATGCTAAGTTGAATTATATTAATAATAATCGTAACGAAGAAATCCCTCATTTGATTGAAGAAATTAAAGAAGACCTTATAGAAAAGTATGACAAGTTGGAGAAGCTTTTAATGACCGACGGTTTGAAGCTATCTCCATTAGTGCAAAAGAATTTACAAAATCATGAAAAACAGCTGAAATTTATCAAAAATGCAATTGAGGATACATTCTTAGGTAAAATAGATGCGACTATTAATCGCTATGATCATATTAGTATGAGTCTTGTACCAAACGGTGGTCTGCAAGAACGAACATATACACCGATTCAATTGTTAAATGAATTTGGTCCATCTCTGATTCAAGAACTATTGGAGGTCCCATATGAATTTAACGGTAAACATCATGTGATATATATATAATTCGATGTCCCCACTCTCATTAGTGGGGATTTTCAAATTGCAAGCGCTCGAAGATACAATTTCTGGCTCATGTCTTCTCTATTTGGCAAACACTTATTAATTCTCTATGATTCCACTAGTATAATAATAAACGTAATTCTGAATTGCTACGAAAAAGTTAGTTAAATGACGCTAGACACTTATAATCTTACATCTTAGATTGGCTGTATTAAAACTCACTATAAGTACAAATCACTTGATTGTAGTGTAGGGCGGCGACTCCGGCGGGATGAGTGAGACAGATGAAACATCACAACCGACGCGTGAGCGACGGTGATAGTTCGTCGCTCACCCCGCGGAACGCGTCCGCCTGAAACGGAAATCTGCAGGAGTATTCATTTTGTTAAAGTAGCGTGAACCCGGTGTTCATGCTACTTTTTTATATACTTTCTTATATTTCAAAAAAGTAGGAAAAAATCACTTCTGGTTTCAAAAAGTTGTGGAGGGCAACGGACGGAAAAAGCAATAAGCCTCTCTTAAAAATCAATCGGTAATAATATTGCAGCAAGTCCGTCCAAAGCTCACCGAAAACGATAGAAGCAATTTTTAAACTTAAAGGGCCTCCCGCTTTTCAAATGAAACGCCATTTTTCAACCAACAGTTCTGAAATTCCAATTTACCTTGCTATCATTCCAACTAATCACCAGATTTATCTTTTGGTGATTAGTTTCATGACACCTGCCCCCACTTTCTGTGTAATTTCTTCATTAAAGTGGGGGATTTGCAATTAAACACATATAAATATATCAATTTTTCACGTCTTAAGTTCTATGATTACTTTGTTGAATTTGCTAGAAAAAACGTCTCAACAAGTACTATTTACACATTTTAAAGAAATATTGTCCTGTTTTTAAAAAAACGGTGGAGGAAAGTGGGGCGATGTGGTATGTTATTGACATAAAGTGGGGTGAGTAGCATGTTCATGGGCGAATATCAACATAACGTTGATGCGAAGGGACGGTTAATAATTCCTTCTAAATTCCGAGAGCACTTAGAAGACAATTTTGTCCTAACACGTGGTCTTGATAATTGCTTATTTGGTTATCCTATGAATGAATGGCGAAAACTCGAAGAAAAACTAAAAGAACTCCCCGTTACGAAGAAAGACGCTCGTGCATTTACTCGTTTTTTCTTCTCCGGTGCAACTGAAGTAGAAATAGACAAACAAGGTCGTATCAACATCCCAAATAATCTCCGTAGCTATGCAAAAATGGACAAGGAATGTATCGTACTTGGAGTATCAAATCGTCTTGAAATTTGGGCTAAAGATGCTTGGGAAAATTATTTTGTGGAATCTGAGGATTCTTTTAATGATATTGCAGAAAATATGATTGGCTTTGACATATAACTAAACTCAGCCGGGCATTGCCCCCGTTGAATTTAGTTAAAGCCTTTGGCTGTTGTTACAGATTACATCGAGCAAGACCAATATAAATCTGAACAAACATACGCCAAGGAGAATTTGATTAAGAGGAGGAAACAGCTTGTTTCATCACACAACCGTATTATTAAAAGAAACAGTAGATGGACTAGCTATTCGTCCTGATGGGGTCTATGTAGATTGCACTCTAGGCGGAGCAGGCCACAGTGAATATTTAGTACAACAATTGAATGAAAAAGGTAGACTTATTTGCTTCGATCAAGATATGACGGCTATTGAAAATGCCAAGATAAAACTAGCACCATTTTTAGATAAAGTCACATTTGTACATGCTAACTTTCGTTATTTAAAAGATGAACTTTACCAAATTGGTATCGAAAAAGTTGATGGTATTTTGTATGACTTAGGTGTATCATCTCCACAATTAGATACACCAGAACGTGGATTTAGCTACAATTATGATGCTCCGTTAGATATGCGGATGGACCAAACAAGTGAGTTAACTGCTTACCATGTGGTCAATGAATGGTCATATGAAAAACTACTTAAGATATTTTTCCGTTACGGAGAAGAGAAGTTTTCTAAACAAATAGCACGTAAAATTGAAAAAGCTAGGGAAATAGAGCCAATTGCTACGACTTTCCAACTTGTAGAACTAATAAAAGAAGGTATTCCTGCCGCTGCTAGAAGAACAGGTGGACATCCTGCAAAACGTATTTTCCAGGCAATCCGAATTGCTGTAAATGACGAATTAGGTGCAGCAGAAGACTCCCTAGAAGATGCAATTAAGCTTATAAAAGTAGGAGGAAGAGTAAGCGTTATTACCTTCCATTCTTTAGAAGATAGACTAACTAAAACAATTTTTAAAGAAGCATCCTCTATACCTGATTTACCACCAAATTTACCAATGATTCCTGTAGGCATGGAGCCAATGTTAAAACTGGTTACAAGAAAACCGATTGTCCCGTCGGAGGAAGAATTGGCGGTAAATAATCGTTCACGTTCAGCTAAGTTACGCATTGTGGAAAAATTAATCGAAAAGGGGAGTGTCTAAATGGCTATACGTAAACAACAGTCACATTCATACATAACGCGGACTTCTTACCCTGAACAACCACATGTAAAGAAGCCGGCAAAACAACGTAATAAACTGATTTCCCGAGGAGAAAAAATCCTATTTGTTGGATTGTTAGCTGTAGTTACCGTTCTGTCTTTAATGATTATTCAAACTCAAACTGCTGTACGGGCTACAACTACCGATATTTCTCTGCTAGAAAAGGAAATTGACTCTACAGTGAAAAAGAATACTGACTTGTCTATACAAGTAAATGAATTATCTACCTATGATCGCATTTGGAAAAAGGCGGAAGAGCTCGGTTTGAAACTGAATGAGCAAAATGTAAAGGTAGTGCCAGGACAATGAATAAGAAATTTCGTTTTCAATGGGGAGCCTTTCTAATGTTTTTACTATATGGAGGGCTCTTTTTTTTATTACTTAGTCGTTTTGTATTTATACAGTATACAGGCACAGCAGAAGGACAGGAATTATCAACAAAAGCAGAGAACAAAT is drawn from Psychrobacillus sp. INOP01 and contains these coding sequences:
- the rpmF gene encoding 50S ribosomal protein L32 gives rise to the protein MAVPARRTSKTVKRKRRTHFKLSVPGMVACSNCGEMKLAHRICKSCGQYKGKEVLSK
- a CDS encoding enoyl-CoA hydratase/isomerase family protein encodes the protein MAYTLAKREEIIIFEINRPAIHNAINMEVLEGFKELVHTVRNDRSIKLAVITGAGDKSFCSGGDLSVLHKLKTERESYEMLSDTATILYDVATLTIPTIALVNGTAVGGGCEIATLCDYRLVKKEARCGFIQGQLAITSGWGGGTYLWEKGMRQDHTLQMLTEAVPYSSDKLEAIGWATEVFEGNKYNALEVFIQKMIVPHEAVLKAYKMQLIRKWQQTKLFERIIEEVRTCSVLWEQEAHHQAVDSFLSKKK
- a CDS encoding transcriptional regulator is translated as MNVKLRKDSWTEEEDNLLKEIILNKINQGHTQISGFQEASVLLGRSKQACAFRWNKNLRPQIIKKEHKPTSYSTKELADSSSLQNHLQLAMESYDEMRHSYDEISSAYNLLKNDYEQLLNWVKQGITHIERK
- a CDS encoding acetyl/propionyl/methylcrotonyl-CoA carboxylase subunit alpha, coding for MKKVLIANRGEIARRIIKTCKRLNIETVAIYSEADKDLPYAKEADYAFLIGPSQVQQSYLKVDDIIALAKREKVDAIHPGYGFLSENAEFARKAEAAGIIFIGPKPETMEKMGDKIGSRLTMINANVPVVPGTEEGLASVEDAIEAASSIGYPIMLKASAGGGGIGMIRCDDEATLLKHFASIKTRAQSYFGSDVVFLEKFIDSSRHIEVQIFGDTHGNIVHLFERNCSVQRRNQKVMEEAPSPNFPQEAREKLWEAAVNAAKAVNYINAGTVEFIVDHNHQFYFLEMNTRLQVEHPITEAITGFDLVEWQLKVAAGEELPVKDQSSIKSNGHAIEFRIYAEDPKTFFPSPGIITSQSFETEEDIRIDAGYAEGDKVTPFYDPMISKVIVHAENRKLAIESAQKVFSSAKIEGVKTNIPLFHQFLEDESFTSGEYSTSVLGEWMNKQREEVSK
- a CDS encoding biotin/lipoyl-containing protein yields the protein MKNLESTMAGTVFTVNVAVGEEVSAGQVVMVLESMKMEIPMEAETAGKVATINVNEGDFVNEGDILVTFE
- a CDS encoding acyl-CoA carboxylase subunit beta → MGETKGYNDRLEEKLASVYSGGHAKYHEKMKEQNKLFVRDRLALLFDNGEYIEDSRFANVEAGDLPADGVVTATGKVNGQTVCVMANDSTVKAGSWGSRTVEKIIRIQEIAEKNRVPMLYLVDSAGARITDQLDMFPNRRGAGRIFHNQVRLSGFIPQVCLLFGPSAAGGAYIPAFCDVVFMVEGNASMYLGSPRMAEKVIGEKVTLEEMGGARMHCTVSGVGDVLVSTEEEAISEAKRYLSFFPSNYTEKPKQVEPKSIKEGRTLEEIIPENQNAPFNMYEAIDAIIDEGTFFDVKKLFAPELITGLARIDGRAVGIIANQPKAKGGVLFVDSADKATKFISLCDAFSIPLIFLADVPGFMIGTKVERAGIIRHGAKLIAAMSSATVPKISVIVRKAYGAGLYAMAGPAFEPDVCIALPTAQIAVMGPEAAVNAVYSNKIEAIEDPKERLKFVQEKHAEYKEEIDIYKLASEMIIDEIVAPSNLRSELANRLHFYENKQIVNAPRKHPVLPV
- a CDS encoding 2-dehydropantoate 2-reductase, producing MNIGIIGAGAIGLLFGSYLSEADHHITFLVRETSIAKQFYIEKNAQEPQQITSDIVSNIADLKKMDLIVIAVKYHHLTQIEDQLNSLPQHIPLLFIQNGLSHIVFLKNLKQETIMIGSVLHGAAKKNYSTVQHSGIGPTYIGFYKGEWHSINKFVENNNDQFPLILTPNIEQMLVKKAMLNCLINPLTTIARVTNGELIVNHSYKVILRSMYDEMMEAFEEWKERLPWDEVVALCENTGANRSSMLKDFENGRMMELDTIVGAILERAAQRKQTLPILQTFYLLLSEINKEGDSNG
- a CDS encoding DUF3397 family protein, producing the protein MVNVLSVFVIYPIVVFLVVFLFCKFILHKRKKSIGIASDVSTFFLYFSITNLFFFIFLKEIGWYLVIFSIILATIMTYLEWRTKKEIEVIPLLRKIWRLLFLLLCSLYALLWLFGVIRYVLSYIS
- the bshC gene encoding bacillithiol biosynthesis cysteine-adding enzyme BshC, with the protein product MRLEQYTQPFASSFYKKYLEDITDLSSFFHYEWNQKALNKRIKEADFSKHKRTELAEVITSYMSKYGISEKSSQHIDELRNNGIVVIGGQQAGILSGPLYSIHKAISVIALAKQQREILGIPVIPVFWIAGEDHDIDEINHVYIERSRTLQKLVYPEKTRTKKIASESAFDLKLMDSYLDEIFKSLPETLYTKNLKSKVIELLENNLTYTSFFTALMNELFQEEGLLLLDAAYEPLRKLESDYFQLQILHAPEIAKVVLEHEKKMEQEGFGTPIQAKESAAHLFYIEEGERFLLERVNDQFIHEAKGFSFTLDEMMEIAREHPEKLSNNVVTRPIMQEMVFPVLSFIAGPGEIAYWGTLKTAFELFDMKMPVLMPRISISIVNAKTQSLLEKLSFTIEDVWDGSLQDAKLNYINNNRNEEIPHLIEEIKEDLIEKYDKLEKLLMTDGLKLSPLVQKNLQNHEKQLKFIKNAIEDTFLGKIDATINRYDHISMSLVPNGGLQERTYTPIQLLNEFGPSLIQELLEVPYEFNGKHHVIYI
- the mraZ gene encoding division/cell wall cluster transcriptional repressor MraZ; the encoded protein is MFMGEYQHNVDAKGRLIIPSKFREHLEDNFVLTRGLDNCLFGYPMNEWRKLEEKLKELPVTKKDARAFTRFFFSGATEVEIDKQGRINIPNNLRSYAKMDKECIVLGVSNRLEIWAKDAWENYFVESEDSFNDIAENMIGFDI
- the rsmH gene encoding 16S rRNA (cytosine(1402)-N(4))-methyltransferase RsmH gives rise to the protein MFHHTTVLLKETVDGLAIRPDGVYVDCTLGGAGHSEYLVQQLNEKGRLICFDQDMTAIENAKIKLAPFLDKVTFVHANFRYLKDELYQIGIEKVDGILYDLGVSSPQLDTPERGFSYNYDAPLDMRMDQTSELTAYHVVNEWSYEKLLKIFFRYGEEKFSKQIARKIEKAREIEPIATTFQLVELIKEGIPAAARRTGGHPAKRIFQAIRIAVNDELGAAEDSLEDAIKLIKVGGRVSVITFHSLEDRLTKTIFKEASSIPDLPPNLPMIPVGMEPMLKLVTRKPIVPSEEELAVNNRSRSAKLRIVEKLIEKGSV
- the ftsL gene encoding cell division protein FtsL, which encodes MAIRKQQSHSYITRTSYPEQPHVKKPAKQRNKLISRGEKILFVGLLAVVTVLSLMIIQTQTAVRATTTDISLLEKEIDSTVKKNTDLSIQVNELSTYDRIWKKAEELGLKLNEQNVKVVPGQ